The following are from one region of the Quercus robur chromosome 1, dhQueRobu3.1, whole genome shotgun sequence genome:
- the LOC126712324 gene encoding uncharacterized protein LOC126712324 — protein MSVSSSHTEDPFPEPKQGKMQAQLALSLSNEDKVGTYQPHDDALVVTLQIGGYDVRRVLVDQGNGVEIMYPDLYKGLKLKPEDLVSYDSPLVGFDGKTVVPRGMIKLLLQVGQRVVEVNFIVVDTYSPYTAILAIPWLHAMEAISSTLHLKVNYPFEDHVEELIGSQAMARQCLVAAIKY, from the coding sequence ATGTCCGTATCAAGTTCACATACCGAGGATCCATTCCCTGAACCTAAACAGGGAAAGATGCAAGCCCAACTCGCTTTGAGCTTATCTAACGAAGATAAAGTTGGAACTTAtcagccacatgatgatgctttaGTGGTTACCCTTCAGATAGGAGGCTATGATGTAAGGAGAGTCTTGGTAGACCAAGGCAATGGTGTAGAGATTATGTATCCAGATCTTTACAAGGGACTTAAGTTAAAACCCGAGGATCTAGTCAGCTATGATTCCCCTCTGGTAGGGTTTGATGGGAAGACTGTTGTCCCAAGGGGCATGATTAAACTGCTTCTTCAGGTGGGCCAAAGAGTAGTAGAGGTAAATTTCATTGTGGTGGATACTTATTCCCCTTATACTGCCATCTTGGCAATACCATGGCTTCATGCCATGGAAGCCATATCTTCAACTTTACATTTGAAGGTGAATTATCCCTTTGAGGACCATGTTGAAGAGTTGATTGGAAGTCAGGCCATGGCAAGGCAGTGCTTGGTTGCTGCTATCAAATACTAG
- the LOC126690159 gene encoding uncharacterized protein LOC126690159, whose translation MGKKLDALLGRTFKPSKFKPLVNLALSRLVVLKSQRQVRCTQARSDVVQLLDLGHHERALIRVEHVIKEQNMLDVFVMIESYCNLLIERINLIEQERVCPDELREAISSLLYAASRCGEFPELQEIRAVMTTRFGKEFAASAVELRNNCGVNRKMIQKLSTRQPSLENRMEVVKEIASEHNIVLQFDEAFISTEESLDVNKKQNHLEANSGSTKLGDDSKILPQEVEKDYGFSDSMKGKKKYRDVADAAQAAFESAAYAAAAARAAVELSRSEPHDPDDQDSPNNGRGKVLKKHEIMTHESELVNKETHNENQAEKMKQKNASELKRSMSASSSDSAEDISKVTTKSSFFIGQADPLEKEMHFDESDNETAHEESIILPHKQIPSGFRAGLKVGSGLGHPTGLAAERSGTGIHIAQNLKMEKAPISVRTRQVRGY comes from the exons ATGGGAAAGAAGCTTGATGCTCTACTTGGTAGAACCTTTAAGCCCTCCAAATTTAAGCCTCTTGTCAATCTTGCTCTCTCTCGTCTCGTTGTCTTGAAGAGCCAGCGCCAAGTCCGCTGCACCCAAGCCCGGTCTGATGTTGTTCAGCTCCTTGACCTTGGTCACCATGAACGTGCTCTTATTCGT GTTGAGCATGTGATCAAGGAACAAAACATGTTGGATGTGTTTGTTATGATAGAGAGCTATTGCAATCTTTTGATTGAAAGGATCAACCTCATTGAACAAGAAAG AGTGTGCCCCGATGAACTGAGGGAGGCAATATCAAGCTTGCTCTATGCAGCTTCGAGATGCGGGGAGTTTCCTGAGCTTCAAGAGATTCGTGCTGTTATGACAACTCGTTTTGGCAAAGAGTTTGCTGCTTCTGCTGTTGAATTACGCAACAATTGTGGAGTCAACCGTAAG ATGATACAAAAGCTATCAACCAGGCAACCAAGCTTGGAGAACAGAATGGAAGTGGTCAAAGAAATTGCTTCCGAGCACAACATTGTTTTGCAATTTGATGAAGCTTTTATTTCAACTGAG GAAAGTTTGGATGTGAACAAGAAGCAAAACCATCTTGAGGCCAATTCAGGTAGTACCAAGCTTGGGGATGATTCAAAAATTTTGCCTCAGGAGGTGGAAAAAGATTATGGGTTCTCCGATTCAatgaagggaaagaaaaaatacagGGATGTAGCTGATGCAGCTCAAGCAGCTTTTGAGTCGGCAGCTTATGCAGCAGCAGCTGCAAGAGCAGCAGTGGAGCTCTCTCGATCTGAACCACATGATCCTGACGATCAGGATAGTCCCAATAATGGACGAGGCAAAGTGTTGAAGAAGCATGAAATCATGACACACGAATCTGAATTGGTAAACAAAGAAACGCACAATGAAAATCAAGCTGAAAAAATGAAACAGAAAAATGCATCAGAATTGAAGAGGTCAATGTCTGCTTCAAGTTCAGATTCAGCAGAAGACATTTCAAAGGTGACCacaaaatcatcattttttaTAGGTCAGGCTGATCCTTTGGAAAAAGAAATGCATTTTGATGAGAGTGACAATGAGACTGCGCATGAAGAAAGCATCATCCTACCTCATAAGCAAATTCCTTCAGGGTTTCGAGCTGGCCTAAAGGTGGGCTCAGGCCTTGGACACCCAACAGGACTTGCTGCAGAACGATCTGGGACTGGGATACACATtgcacaaaatttaaaaatggagAAGGCACCAATATCTGTCAGGACTAGACAAGTGCGCGGATACTGA
- the LOC126690166 gene encoding homologous-pairing protein 2 homolog: MAPKSDSAEAIVLNFVNEQNRPLNSQNVADSLQKFNLKKAAIQKALDNLADNGRISFKEYGKQKIYLARQDQFNIPNNDELNQMKEENAKLQQQLQEQKKAISEVEGEIKTLQSNLTLEQIRDKDAKLRKEVKEMEEKLDKLRGGVTLVRPEDRKAVEDMVSEKLTQWRRRKRMFKDLWDAITENSPKDLKEFKEELGIEYDEDVGVSLQPYSDLMQRDKKRPRGY, encoded by the exons ATGGCTCCCAAATCAGATAGCGCCGAag CAATCGTGCTCAACTTCGTGAATGAG CAAAACAGGCCGTTAAATTCTCAAAATGTGGCCGATTCATTGCAAAAGTTCAACCTCAAGAAGGCGGCCATTCAGAAGGCACTGGATAATCTGGCTGATAATGGGCGGATTTCGTTCAAAGAGTATGGTAAGCAGAAGATATACCTTGCTCGCCAAGACCAATTCAACATTCCGAACAATGACGAGCTTAATCagatgaaagaagaaaatgcaaaacTTCAGCAACAGCTCCAAGAACAAAAGAAAGCAATCAGCGAGGTCGAGGGAG agaTTAAAACTTTGCAATCAAATTTGACCCTGGAACAGATACGCGACAAAGATGCCAAACTGAGAAAGGAG GTTAAGGAGATGGAGGAAAAACTGGATAAATTGCGTGGAGGAGTTACACTGGTGAGGCCAGAGGATCGTAAGGCAGTTGAGGACATGGTCTCGGAGAAACTTACTCAGTGGAGAAGGCGTAAAAGGATGTTCAAAGATCTATGGGATGCTATTACTGAGAACTCACCCAAGGATCTCAAGGAGTTTAAg GAGGAACTTGGAATTGAATATGATGAAGATGTTGGTGTGAGTTTGCAGCCATATAGTGACCTGATGCAGCGTGATAAGAAGCGTCCAAGAGGCTACTGA